A window of Phyllopteryx taeniolatus isolate TA_2022b chromosome 19, UOR_Ptae_1.2, whole genome shotgun sequence contains these coding sequences:
- the arhgap17a gene encoding rho GTPase-activating protein 17a isoform X1, which produces MKKQFNRMKQLANQTVGRAEKTEVLSDDLLQIERRMELVRVVSHNTHKKMVSCLQGHIGTDAEKRHSVPRLYTGNGQKKLPLTALSQAMVEGGNQLGEDSLIGKMMEVCGDAESRLASELMQHELQLEKDVLDPLSQLAEVDIPNILKQRKQLAKLVLDYDSARARWLQATKSIISGTNTQALTAKADLLKEEVDEAMNKVELCKDQLAADMYSFFSKEGDYACYFLTLLEAQAEYHRKSLTLLESVLPTIQAQQDSWIEKPAFGTALDEHLKRSGREIALPIEACVMMLLETGMKEEGLFRIAAGASKLKKLKAALDCSTSQLEEFYSDPHAVAGALKSYLRELPEPLMTHQLYDEWTQACSLSDPDKRLQALWIVCDKLPKNNKTNLRYLVKFLAKLAQDSEVNKMTPSNIAIVLGPNLLWAKTEGSLAEMAAATSVHVVAIIEPIIQHADWFFPEDVDFNVSGMFAMPVPSSNHNNHLDHDSGTIERKRPGSLVGPETDSSRKDNNTSNKHSDHTLRRGSTTLGRKQHTSPAFQPPLPPVEAPGQGQGAGQVPQSSAEPLAQAPPGAAGPDSPHSLAQGLAALVAAQQLLAQHTEELSNPKLRDPTTAPTPLIQRNGSGAGSQAASQMGTGTSPHTMRRVIKKQAPAPPKPPIPPPSQPYASVNSSQPLSPPPRPLSGHSPTSPTSPTSPNSQPYSTPRRHSSNQPPIQAPSHPPPEPPTQASSPSQLVGDPQSADPSPPDSPSPPDTPPLPATPGPDGAQVAPASPSPYQTGSLTRPRPVPKPRNRPTIPPPPQPNPVANDTNGLCTTAYKMMDPAMSFKGLSRTLVPEFNVDQQPAPVSSPPPPKDCELDSESTVL; this is translated from the exons ATGAAGAAGCAGTTTAATCGCATGAAACAGCTCGCCAATCAAACAGTTGGCAG AGCAGAGAAAACAGAAGTTCTCAGTGATGACCTTTTACAG ATTGAGCGGCGGATGGAGTTGGTGCGTGTGGTgtcccacaacacacacaagaagatGGTCTCATGTCTGCAGGGACACATTGGCACAGATGCAGAGAAAAGACAT TCCGTACCACGCCTCTATACAGGAAATggtcag AAAAAGCTTCCTCTGACGGCGTTGTCTCAGGCTATGGTGGAAGGTGGAAACCAGCTGGGCGAGGACTCTTTAATAGG GAAGATGATGGAGGTTTGTGGGGACGCAGAGAGTCGTTTGGCATCTGAACTGATGCAGCACGAGCTACAGCTAGAGAAAGATGTCCTAGATCCTCTCAGCCAGCTTGCAGAG GTGGACATTCCCAACATTCTGAAACAGAGGAAACAGTTGGCCAAATTGGTGCTGGACTACGATTCTGCCAGAGCGAG ATGGTTGCAGGCGACCAAGTCAATAATCTCAGGAACAAACACTCAAGCACTGACAGCCAAGGCTGACCTACTCAAGGAGGAAGTGGACGAGGCCATGAACAAAGTGGAACTTTGCAAG GACCAACTTGCTGCAGACATGTATAGTTTCTTCTCAAAAGAAGGAGACTATGCCTGTTATTTCTTAACG CTTCTTGAAGCACAGGCCGAATACCACCGAAAATCTCTCACTTTACTGGAGAGTGTCTTGCCAACCATCCAGGCTCAGCAAG ATTCTTGGATTGAGAAGCCTGCCTTTGGCACTGCGCTCGATGAGCACCTGAAAAGGAGTGGGAGGGAGATTGCCCTGCCTATAGAGGCCTGTGTCATGATGCTGTTAGAGACTGGGATGAAGGAAGAG ggtcTATTCAGAATTGCAGCTGGGGCATCCAAACTAAAGAAGCTAAAGGCGGCGCTGGACTGTTCCACCTCACAATTGGAGGAGTTCTACTCTGACCCCCATGCTGTTGCTG GAGCACTGAAGTCCTACCTTAGGGAACTGCCTGAACCTTTAATGACCCACCAGCTTTATGATGAATGGACCCAAGCATGCAG TTTATCAGATCCCGACAAGAGGCTTCAGGCTCTATGGATTGTATGCGATAAGCTaccaaagaacaacaaaaccaaCTTGAG GTATCTGGTAAAGTTCCTCGCTAAACTGGCTCAGGACAGCGAGGTAAACAAAATGACTCCCAGCAACATTGCCATTGTCCTTGGACCCAATCTGCTCTGGGCCAAGACTGAAGG GAGTTTGGCAGAGATGGCTGCGGCTACATCTGTACACGTGGTGGCCATCATAGAGCCCATCATCCAGCATGCTGACTGGTTCTTTCCTGAGG ATGTGGACTTCAATGTGTCTGGCATGTTTGCAATGCCTGTACCCTCATCCAACCACAACAATCATCTGGATCATGACAGTGGCACTATTGAGCGGAAGAGACCAGGCAGTTTGGTGGGACCAGAGACAGACTCAAGCCGCAAAGACAA TAACACCTCTAACAAGCACTCGGACCACACCCTCCGTAGAGGCAGTACCACTTTAGGTAGAAAGCAGCACACCTCACCCGCCTTCCAGCCCCCTTTACCCCCTGTGGAGGCCCCGGGGCAGGGACAAGGCGCCGGGCAGGTCCCGCAGTCCTCGGCCGAGCCCCTGGCGCAAGCTCCACCGGGGGCGGCGGGGCCCGACAGCCCCCATAGTTTGGCTCAGGGTCTCGCTGCACTTGTTGCCGCTCAGCAGCTTCTAGCGCAGCATACGGAGGAGCTCAG CAACCCAAAGCTGCGTGACCCCACAACCGCGCCAACCCCCCTCATCCAACGGAACGGTTCTGGAGCAGGGAGCCAGGCTGCCAGCCAGATGGGCACAGGGACCAGTCCGCATACGATGCGCAGAG TTATCAAGAAACAGGCGCCCGCTCCCCCCAAGCCACCAATCCCACCGCCCAGCCAGCCCTACGCCTCAGTCAACTCATCGCAACCCCTAAGTCCCCCTCCGAGACCCCTGTCCGGCCACTCACCCACTTCCCCCACGTCCCCCACGTCTCCCAACTCTCAGCCATACAGCACGCCCCGGCGTCACTCGAGTAACCAGCCGCCGATCCAAGCCCCCAGCCATCCGCCCCCAGAGCCGCCGACACAGGCCAGTTCTCCCAGTCAGCTCGTCGGGGACCCACAGAGCGCGGACCCCTCGCCGCCGGACTCCCCCAGCCCTCCGGACACCCCCCCGCTCCCCGCCACCCCCGGCCCGGACGGTGCTCAGGTCGCCCCCGCTTCCCCGTCCCCCTACCAGACGGGCTCGCTAACACGCCCGCGGCCTGTCCCCAAGCCCAGGAACAGGCCCACCATACCTCCGCCCCCGCAACCCAACCCCGTGGCCAACGACACCAATGGGCTCTGCACCACTGCTTACAAAATGATGG ACCCGGCCATGTCCTTCAAAGGGCTCAGTCGGACTCTGGTGCCTGAGTTCAATGTGGACCAGCAGCCGGCGCCTGTGTCCTCGCCGCCGCCTCCCAAAGACTGCGAGCTGGACAGCGAGAGCACCGTCCTATAA
- the arhgap17a gene encoding rho GTPase-activating protein 17a isoform X5, whose protein sequence is MKKQFNRMKQLANQTVGRAEKTEVLSDDLLQIERRMELVRVVSHNTHKKMVSCLQGHIGTDAEKRHSVPRLYTGNGQKKLPLTALSQAMVEGGNQLGEDSLIGKMMEVCGDAESRLASELMQHELQLEKDVLDPLSQLAEVDIPNILKQRKQLAKLVLDYDSARARWLQATKSIISGTNTQALTAKADLLKEEVDEAMNKVELCKDQLAADMYSFFSKEGDYACYFLTLLEAQAEYHRKSLTLLESVLPTIQAQQDSWIEKPAFGTALDEHLKRSGREIALPIEACVMMLLETGMKEEGLFRIAAGASKLKKLKAALDCSTSQLEEFYSDPHAVAGALKSYLRELPEPLMTHQLYDEWTQACSLSDPDKRLQALWIVCDKLPKNNKTNLRYLVKFLAKLAQDSEVNKMTPSNIAIVLGPNLLWAKTEGSLAEMAAATSVHVVAIIEPIIQHADWFFPEDVDFNVSGMFAMPVPSSNHNNHLDHDSGTIERKRPGSLVGPETDSSRKDNNPKLRDPTTAPTPLIQRNGSGAGSQAASQMGTGTSPHTMRRVIKKQAPAPPKPPIPPPSQPYASVNSSQPLSPPPRPLSGHSPTSPTSPTSPNSQPYSTPRRHSSNQPPIQAPSHPPPEPPTQASSPSQLVGDPQSADPSPPDSPSPPDTPPLPATPGPDGAQVAPASPSPYQTGSLTRPRPVPKPRNRPTIPPPPQPNPVANDTNGLCTTAYKMMDPAMSFKGLSRTLVPEFNVDQQPAPVSSPPPPKDCELDSESTVL, encoded by the exons ATGAAGAAGCAGTTTAATCGCATGAAACAGCTCGCCAATCAAACAGTTGGCAG AGCAGAGAAAACAGAAGTTCTCAGTGATGACCTTTTACAG ATTGAGCGGCGGATGGAGTTGGTGCGTGTGGTgtcccacaacacacacaagaagatGGTCTCATGTCTGCAGGGACACATTGGCACAGATGCAGAGAAAAGACAT TCCGTACCACGCCTCTATACAGGAAATggtcag AAAAAGCTTCCTCTGACGGCGTTGTCTCAGGCTATGGTGGAAGGTGGAAACCAGCTGGGCGAGGACTCTTTAATAGG GAAGATGATGGAGGTTTGTGGGGACGCAGAGAGTCGTTTGGCATCTGAACTGATGCAGCACGAGCTACAGCTAGAGAAAGATGTCCTAGATCCTCTCAGCCAGCTTGCAGAG GTGGACATTCCCAACATTCTGAAACAGAGGAAACAGTTGGCCAAATTGGTGCTGGACTACGATTCTGCCAGAGCGAG ATGGTTGCAGGCGACCAAGTCAATAATCTCAGGAACAAACACTCAAGCACTGACAGCCAAGGCTGACCTACTCAAGGAGGAAGTGGACGAGGCCATGAACAAAGTGGAACTTTGCAAG GACCAACTTGCTGCAGACATGTATAGTTTCTTCTCAAAAGAAGGAGACTATGCCTGTTATTTCTTAACG CTTCTTGAAGCACAGGCCGAATACCACCGAAAATCTCTCACTTTACTGGAGAGTGTCTTGCCAACCATCCAGGCTCAGCAAG ATTCTTGGATTGAGAAGCCTGCCTTTGGCACTGCGCTCGATGAGCACCTGAAAAGGAGTGGGAGGGAGATTGCCCTGCCTATAGAGGCCTGTGTCATGATGCTGTTAGAGACTGGGATGAAGGAAGAG ggtcTATTCAGAATTGCAGCTGGGGCATCCAAACTAAAGAAGCTAAAGGCGGCGCTGGACTGTTCCACCTCACAATTGGAGGAGTTCTACTCTGACCCCCATGCTGTTGCTG GAGCACTGAAGTCCTACCTTAGGGAACTGCCTGAACCTTTAATGACCCACCAGCTTTATGATGAATGGACCCAAGCATGCAG TTTATCAGATCCCGACAAGAGGCTTCAGGCTCTATGGATTGTATGCGATAAGCTaccaaagaacaacaaaaccaaCTTGAG GTATCTGGTAAAGTTCCTCGCTAAACTGGCTCAGGACAGCGAGGTAAACAAAATGACTCCCAGCAACATTGCCATTGTCCTTGGACCCAATCTGCTCTGGGCCAAGACTGAAGG GAGTTTGGCAGAGATGGCTGCGGCTACATCTGTACACGTGGTGGCCATCATAGAGCCCATCATCCAGCATGCTGACTGGTTCTTTCCTGAGG ATGTGGACTTCAATGTGTCTGGCATGTTTGCAATGCCTGTACCCTCATCCAACCACAACAATCATCTGGATCATGACAGTGGCACTATTGAGCGGAAGAGACCAGGCAGTTTGGTGGGACCAGAGACAGACTCAAGCCGCAAAGACAA CAACCCAAAGCTGCGTGACCCCACAACCGCGCCAACCCCCCTCATCCAACGGAACGGTTCTGGAGCAGGGAGCCAGGCTGCCAGCCAGATGGGCACAGGGACCAGTCCGCATACGATGCGCAGAG TTATCAAGAAACAGGCGCCCGCTCCCCCCAAGCCACCAATCCCACCGCCCAGCCAGCCCTACGCCTCAGTCAACTCATCGCAACCCCTAAGTCCCCCTCCGAGACCCCTGTCCGGCCACTCACCCACTTCCCCCACGTCCCCCACGTCTCCCAACTCTCAGCCATACAGCACGCCCCGGCGTCACTCGAGTAACCAGCCGCCGATCCAAGCCCCCAGCCATCCGCCCCCAGAGCCGCCGACACAGGCCAGTTCTCCCAGTCAGCTCGTCGGGGACCCACAGAGCGCGGACCCCTCGCCGCCGGACTCCCCCAGCCCTCCGGACACCCCCCCGCTCCCCGCCACCCCCGGCCCGGACGGTGCTCAGGTCGCCCCCGCTTCCCCGTCCCCCTACCAGACGGGCTCGCTAACACGCCCGCGGCCTGTCCCCAAGCCCAGGAACAGGCCCACCATACCTCCGCCCCCGCAACCCAACCCCGTGGCCAACGACACCAATGGGCTCTGCACCACTGCTTACAAAATGATGG ACCCGGCCATGTCCTTCAAAGGGCTCAGTCGGACTCTGGTGCCTGAGTTCAATGTGGACCAGCAGCCGGCGCCTGTGTCCTCGCCGCCGCCTCCCAAAGACTGCGAGCTGGACAGCGAGAGCACCGTCCTATAA
- the arhgap17a gene encoding rho GTPase-activating protein 17a isoform X2 encodes MKKQFNRMKQLANQTVGRAEKTEVLSDDLLQIERRMELVRVVSHNTHKKMVSCLQGHIGTDAEKRHKKLPLTALSQAMVEGGNQLGEDSLIGKMMEVCGDAESRLASELMQHELQLEKDVLDPLSQLAEVDIPNILKQRKQLAKLVLDYDSARARWLQATKSIISGTNTQALTAKADLLKEEVDEAMNKVELCKDQLAADMYSFFSKEGDYACYFLTLLEAQAEYHRKSLTLLESVLPTIQAQQDSWIEKPAFGTALDEHLKRSGREIALPIEACVMMLLETGMKEEGLFRIAAGASKLKKLKAALDCSTSQLEEFYSDPHAVAGALKSYLRELPEPLMTHQLYDEWTQACSLSDPDKRLQALWIVCDKLPKNNKTNLRYLVKFLAKLAQDSEVNKMTPSNIAIVLGPNLLWAKTEGSLAEMAAATSVHVVAIIEPIIQHADWFFPEDVDFNVSGMFAMPVPSSNHNNHLDHDSGTIERKRPGSLVGPETDSSRKDNNTSNKHSDHTLRRGSTTLGRKQHTSPAFQPPLPPVEAPGQGQGAGQVPQSSAEPLAQAPPGAAGPDSPHSLAQGLAALVAAQQLLAQHTEELSNPKLRDPTTAPTPLIQRNGSGAGSQAASQMGTGTSPHTMRRVIKKQAPAPPKPPIPPPSQPYASVNSSQPLSPPPRPLSGHSPTSPTSPTSPNSQPYSTPRRHSSNQPPIQAPSHPPPEPPTQASSPSQLVGDPQSADPSPPDSPSPPDTPPLPATPGPDGAQVAPASPSPYQTGSLTRPRPVPKPRNRPTIPPPPQPNPVANDTNGLCTTAYKMMDPAMSFKGLSRTLVPEFNVDQQPAPVSSPPPPKDCELDSESTVL; translated from the exons ATGAAGAAGCAGTTTAATCGCATGAAACAGCTCGCCAATCAAACAGTTGGCAG AGCAGAGAAAACAGAAGTTCTCAGTGATGACCTTTTACAG ATTGAGCGGCGGATGGAGTTGGTGCGTGTGGTgtcccacaacacacacaagaagatGGTCTCATGTCTGCAGGGACACATTGGCACAGATGCAGAGAAAAGACAT AAAAAGCTTCCTCTGACGGCGTTGTCTCAGGCTATGGTGGAAGGTGGAAACCAGCTGGGCGAGGACTCTTTAATAGG GAAGATGATGGAGGTTTGTGGGGACGCAGAGAGTCGTTTGGCATCTGAACTGATGCAGCACGAGCTACAGCTAGAGAAAGATGTCCTAGATCCTCTCAGCCAGCTTGCAGAG GTGGACATTCCCAACATTCTGAAACAGAGGAAACAGTTGGCCAAATTGGTGCTGGACTACGATTCTGCCAGAGCGAG ATGGTTGCAGGCGACCAAGTCAATAATCTCAGGAACAAACACTCAAGCACTGACAGCCAAGGCTGACCTACTCAAGGAGGAAGTGGACGAGGCCATGAACAAAGTGGAACTTTGCAAG GACCAACTTGCTGCAGACATGTATAGTTTCTTCTCAAAAGAAGGAGACTATGCCTGTTATTTCTTAACG CTTCTTGAAGCACAGGCCGAATACCACCGAAAATCTCTCACTTTACTGGAGAGTGTCTTGCCAACCATCCAGGCTCAGCAAG ATTCTTGGATTGAGAAGCCTGCCTTTGGCACTGCGCTCGATGAGCACCTGAAAAGGAGTGGGAGGGAGATTGCCCTGCCTATAGAGGCCTGTGTCATGATGCTGTTAGAGACTGGGATGAAGGAAGAG ggtcTATTCAGAATTGCAGCTGGGGCATCCAAACTAAAGAAGCTAAAGGCGGCGCTGGACTGTTCCACCTCACAATTGGAGGAGTTCTACTCTGACCCCCATGCTGTTGCTG GAGCACTGAAGTCCTACCTTAGGGAACTGCCTGAACCTTTAATGACCCACCAGCTTTATGATGAATGGACCCAAGCATGCAG TTTATCAGATCCCGACAAGAGGCTTCAGGCTCTATGGATTGTATGCGATAAGCTaccaaagaacaacaaaaccaaCTTGAG GTATCTGGTAAAGTTCCTCGCTAAACTGGCTCAGGACAGCGAGGTAAACAAAATGACTCCCAGCAACATTGCCATTGTCCTTGGACCCAATCTGCTCTGGGCCAAGACTGAAGG GAGTTTGGCAGAGATGGCTGCGGCTACATCTGTACACGTGGTGGCCATCATAGAGCCCATCATCCAGCATGCTGACTGGTTCTTTCCTGAGG ATGTGGACTTCAATGTGTCTGGCATGTTTGCAATGCCTGTACCCTCATCCAACCACAACAATCATCTGGATCATGACAGTGGCACTATTGAGCGGAAGAGACCAGGCAGTTTGGTGGGACCAGAGACAGACTCAAGCCGCAAAGACAA TAACACCTCTAACAAGCACTCGGACCACACCCTCCGTAGAGGCAGTACCACTTTAGGTAGAAAGCAGCACACCTCACCCGCCTTCCAGCCCCCTTTACCCCCTGTGGAGGCCCCGGGGCAGGGACAAGGCGCCGGGCAGGTCCCGCAGTCCTCGGCCGAGCCCCTGGCGCAAGCTCCACCGGGGGCGGCGGGGCCCGACAGCCCCCATAGTTTGGCTCAGGGTCTCGCTGCACTTGTTGCCGCTCAGCAGCTTCTAGCGCAGCATACGGAGGAGCTCAG CAACCCAAAGCTGCGTGACCCCACAACCGCGCCAACCCCCCTCATCCAACGGAACGGTTCTGGAGCAGGGAGCCAGGCTGCCAGCCAGATGGGCACAGGGACCAGTCCGCATACGATGCGCAGAG TTATCAAGAAACAGGCGCCCGCTCCCCCCAAGCCACCAATCCCACCGCCCAGCCAGCCCTACGCCTCAGTCAACTCATCGCAACCCCTAAGTCCCCCTCCGAGACCCCTGTCCGGCCACTCACCCACTTCCCCCACGTCCCCCACGTCTCCCAACTCTCAGCCATACAGCACGCCCCGGCGTCACTCGAGTAACCAGCCGCCGATCCAAGCCCCCAGCCATCCGCCCCCAGAGCCGCCGACACAGGCCAGTTCTCCCAGTCAGCTCGTCGGGGACCCACAGAGCGCGGACCCCTCGCCGCCGGACTCCCCCAGCCCTCCGGACACCCCCCCGCTCCCCGCCACCCCCGGCCCGGACGGTGCTCAGGTCGCCCCCGCTTCCCCGTCCCCCTACCAGACGGGCTCGCTAACACGCCCGCGGCCTGTCCCCAAGCCCAGGAACAGGCCCACCATACCTCCGCCCCCGCAACCCAACCCCGTGGCCAACGACACCAATGGGCTCTGCACCACTGCTTACAAAATGATGG ACCCGGCCATGTCCTTCAAAGGGCTCAGTCGGACTCTGGTGCCTGAGTTCAATGTGGACCAGCAGCCGGCGCCTGTGTCCTCGCCGCCGCCTCCCAAAGACTGCGAGCTGGACAGCGAGAGCACCGTCCTATAA
- the arhgap17a gene encoding rho GTPase-activating protein 17a isoform X4 — translation MKKQFNRMKQLANQTVGRAEKTEVLSDDLLQIERRMELVRVVSHNTHKKMVSCLQGHIGTDAEKRHSVPRLYTGNGQKKLPLTALSQAMVEGGNQLGEDSLIGKMMEVCGDAESRLASELMQHELQLEKDVLDPLSQLAEVDIPNILKQRKQLAKLVLDYDSARARWLQATKSIISGTNTQALTAKADLLKEEVDEAMNKVELCKDQLAADMYSFFSKEGDYACYFLTLLEAQAEYHRKSLTLLESVLPTIQAQQDSWIEKPAFGTALDEHLKRSGREIALPIEACVMMLLETGMKEEGLFRIAAGASKLKKLKAALDCSTSQLEEFYSDPHAVAGALKSYLRELPEPLMTHQLYDEWTQACSLSDPDKRLQALWIVCDKLPKNNKTNLRYLVKFLAKLAQDSEVNKMTPSNIAIVLGPNLLWAKTEGSLAEMAAATSVHVVAIIEPIIQHADWFFPEDVDFNVSGMFAMPVPSSNHNNHLDHDSGTIERKRPGSLVGPETDSSRKDNNTSNKHSDHTLRRGSTTLGRKQHTSPAFQPPLPPVEAPGQGQGAGQVPQSSAEPLAQAPPGAAGPDSPHSLAQGLAALVAAQQLLAQHTEELSNPKLRDPTTAPTPLIQRNGSGAGSQAASQMGTGTSPHTMRRVIKKQAPAPPKPPIPPPSQPYASVNSSQPLSPPPRPLSGHSPTSPTSPTSPNSQPYSTPRRHSSNQPPIQAPSHPPPEPPTQASSPSQLVGDPQSADPSPPDSPSPPDTPPLPATPGPDGAQVAPASPSPYQTGSLTRPRPVPKPRNRPTIPPPPQPNPVANDTNGLCTTAYKMMG, via the exons ATGAAGAAGCAGTTTAATCGCATGAAACAGCTCGCCAATCAAACAGTTGGCAG AGCAGAGAAAACAGAAGTTCTCAGTGATGACCTTTTACAG ATTGAGCGGCGGATGGAGTTGGTGCGTGTGGTgtcccacaacacacacaagaagatGGTCTCATGTCTGCAGGGACACATTGGCACAGATGCAGAGAAAAGACAT TCCGTACCACGCCTCTATACAGGAAATggtcag AAAAAGCTTCCTCTGACGGCGTTGTCTCAGGCTATGGTGGAAGGTGGAAACCAGCTGGGCGAGGACTCTTTAATAGG GAAGATGATGGAGGTTTGTGGGGACGCAGAGAGTCGTTTGGCATCTGAACTGATGCAGCACGAGCTACAGCTAGAGAAAGATGTCCTAGATCCTCTCAGCCAGCTTGCAGAG GTGGACATTCCCAACATTCTGAAACAGAGGAAACAGTTGGCCAAATTGGTGCTGGACTACGATTCTGCCAGAGCGAG ATGGTTGCAGGCGACCAAGTCAATAATCTCAGGAACAAACACTCAAGCACTGACAGCCAAGGCTGACCTACTCAAGGAGGAAGTGGACGAGGCCATGAACAAAGTGGAACTTTGCAAG GACCAACTTGCTGCAGACATGTATAGTTTCTTCTCAAAAGAAGGAGACTATGCCTGTTATTTCTTAACG CTTCTTGAAGCACAGGCCGAATACCACCGAAAATCTCTCACTTTACTGGAGAGTGTCTTGCCAACCATCCAGGCTCAGCAAG ATTCTTGGATTGAGAAGCCTGCCTTTGGCACTGCGCTCGATGAGCACCTGAAAAGGAGTGGGAGGGAGATTGCCCTGCCTATAGAGGCCTGTGTCATGATGCTGTTAGAGACTGGGATGAAGGAAGAG ggtcTATTCAGAATTGCAGCTGGGGCATCCAAACTAAAGAAGCTAAAGGCGGCGCTGGACTGTTCCACCTCACAATTGGAGGAGTTCTACTCTGACCCCCATGCTGTTGCTG GAGCACTGAAGTCCTACCTTAGGGAACTGCCTGAACCTTTAATGACCCACCAGCTTTATGATGAATGGACCCAAGCATGCAG TTTATCAGATCCCGACAAGAGGCTTCAGGCTCTATGGATTGTATGCGATAAGCTaccaaagaacaacaaaaccaaCTTGAG GTATCTGGTAAAGTTCCTCGCTAAACTGGCTCAGGACAGCGAGGTAAACAAAATGACTCCCAGCAACATTGCCATTGTCCTTGGACCCAATCTGCTCTGGGCCAAGACTGAAGG GAGTTTGGCAGAGATGGCTGCGGCTACATCTGTACACGTGGTGGCCATCATAGAGCCCATCATCCAGCATGCTGACTGGTTCTTTCCTGAGG ATGTGGACTTCAATGTGTCTGGCATGTTTGCAATGCCTGTACCCTCATCCAACCACAACAATCATCTGGATCATGACAGTGGCACTATTGAGCGGAAGAGACCAGGCAGTTTGGTGGGACCAGAGACAGACTCAAGCCGCAAAGACAA TAACACCTCTAACAAGCACTCGGACCACACCCTCCGTAGAGGCAGTACCACTTTAGGTAGAAAGCAGCACACCTCACCCGCCTTCCAGCCCCCTTTACCCCCTGTGGAGGCCCCGGGGCAGGGACAAGGCGCCGGGCAGGTCCCGCAGTCCTCGGCCGAGCCCCTGGCGCAAGCTCCACCGGGGGCGGCGGGGCCCGACAGCCCCCATAGTTTGGCTCAGGGTCTCGCTGCACTTGTTGCCGCTCAGCAGCTTCTAGCGCAGCATACGGAGGAGCTCAG CAACCCAAAGCTGCGTGACCCCACAACCGCGCCAACCCCCCTCATCCAACGGAACGGTTCTGGAGCAGGGAGCCAGGCTGCCAGCCAGATGGGCACAGGGACCAGTCCGCATACGATGCGCAGAG TTATCAAGAAACAGGCGCCCGCTCCCCCCAAGCCACCAATCCCACCGCCCAGCCAGCCCTACGCCTCAGTCAACTCATCGCAACCCCTAAGTCCCCCTCCGAGACCCCTGTCCGGCCACTCACCCACTTCCCCCACGTCCCCCACGTCTCCCAACTCTCAGCCATACAGCACGCCCCGGCGTCACTCGAGTAACCAGCCGCCGATCCAAGCCCCCAGCCATCCGCCCCCAGAGCCGCCGACACAGGCCAGTTCTCCCAGTCAGCTCGTCGGGGACCCACAGAGCGCGGACCCCTCGCCGCCGGACTCCCCCAGCCCTCCGGACACCCCCCCGCTCCCCGCCACCCCCGGCCCGGACGGTGCTCAGGTCGCCCCCGCTTCCCCGTCCCCCTACCAGACGGGCTCGCTAACACGCCCGCGGCCTGTCCCCAAGCCCAGGAACAGGCCCACCATACCTCCGCCCCCGCAACCCAACCCCGTGGCCAACGACACCAATGGGCTCTGCACCACTGCTTACAAAATGATGG GGTAA